TTAATCTTATTGCGCAATGAACATTATTTTGAGGTTGAGCAGAATCAGCGAATCCCCTATCTATCAGCCATAGAAGTCCGGTTTATCCCAAGCCGACTAACTGCTTTTCATGAGTTTTGCCGAGGTAATTTTGACTTTCATAACGGCTTAGACCCATCATTCAAAGATGAACTACTGAGCAGCAACGGCGAGATTCAGCCTGCATTTAAAAACCGGTTTCAGATAACCATATCCCCACAATTAAACACAGAATACTTGGCAATATTGCAAAACGATACCTCCAAAAATACCGAATTACAAAATGTTTTGGTACGAAAAGCAATTTCATATTCTATTGATAGAGAGGGAATTGTGCGGTATTTATTGAATGGAATCGGGACTCCGGCTCATGCTGGTTTTTTGCCCTTGGGAATGCCGGGCTTTGATAGCAGCACCGTCGTTGGATACCGATACAACCCAGAAAAATCAAAGGAATTATTGCAAGAAGCAGGCTATCCGGAGGGAAAAGGATTACCGGTTTTTCCGATTGCGACCAACCCAAACTACTTGGCAATGGCAGAGTTTATCCAACGAAACTTAGCCGACATCGGAATCCGAACTACTATCAACTTATTAGAAAGTGCTACCCTGCGGGAACAACTGGGGAAACAGCAGGTTCCTATGTGGCGCGCCAGTTGGATTGCAGATTATCCCGACCCAGAAAACTATTTAGCATTATTTTACTCCCCAAACTTTGCCCCCAAAGGCCCAAATACAACCCACTTTAAAGACCCAAACCTTGATTCCCTGTATCAGCAAGCATTAAACGAAACATCGTTTGAAAAAAGAATCAAATTATACCAACAGCAGGAAAAAATTATTATAGAAAACTGCCCTGCAATATTTCTCTATTATGACAAAATCCTGAGATTAACCCAACCCAATATTACCGGATTATCTGTAAATCCAATCAATTTACTTGTTTTAAAAAAAGTACGCAAGCAAAAACCAATAAAAAGATGATTGGCTATGGTTTAGAAAAAATGAAAGTGAAGCGATTTAAACTTTTTTACTTTCTACTACTTGAAAAATAACCCGACCCAAAAATTTAGGTTGTGGTTCAGAAAGTATGATGAAGTTTTGGGGAATAAGGACTAACTCTATCGCTTATGCCGAAAGTCAAACTAAGGGTTACTTGCCCTTATTGTTGAAACACAAAAATATCTAAAAAACAAATATAAATAACTCATTACGACCCCAGAAACAGAAGATTTATCAGGAGGGCTACTTGCTTTTCCAAGAAAACAGAAAACTATGATACTATGATTGTAATAATGATTCACCAATGAAATCATAGCTTTCATACTTTCTGAGTTATAACCAATAGTATCCCCAGAAATTAAACTATACTAAATATTTTAGAGACATTTTATTACAGGGAAATTTCTATTTTTGCGGCAAATAGAAATATGTATTGGACATTAGAATTAGCCTCTCATTTAGAAGATGCACCTTGGCCGGCAACTAAAGAAGAATTGGTTGATTATGCCGTGCGTACAGGCGCTCCATTAGAAGTTATCGAAAACTTAAACGAACTGGCTGATGAAGATATGCCCTATGAAAGCATAGAAGAAATTTGGCCGGATTACCCAACAAAAGAAGACTTTCTCTTTAATGACGACGAATATTGATATTCTAAAAATAGTTTAATAACTATTGGGTTATATCTTCTTGCTAAGTAGGAAAAACTATTCGGTAAGTCTTTTGTTTTTGTACTGTTTTGGAGGATTGTTTTCTGTAAAAGCCCAGACATCTTTTCAGAATTTTTTCGTAAAAAACAGCCAATATCTTTTAGAGACCGCTCTTACAGTACGGCCTT
This sequence is a window from Bacteroidia bacterium. Protein-coding genes within it:
- a CDS encoding ABC transporter substrate-binding protein, which codes for MPYNLPSLDPAYARDQATTWMTTQLFSGLVELDSSLQIVPLLAKRWEILDNGLRYKFILRSDVFFHEHAIWQGTPPKLTAHDVVYSFTRICNPKTASPGLWIFQDKIQGFSAYYQGKENIISGFRADNDTTFIIELVKPFPPLLSLLAMPYAYIVPKAAVEKFGKDFRINPIGTGPFCFKYWEESRQLILLRNEHYFEVEQNQRIPYLSAIEVRFIPSRLTAFHEFCRGNFDFHNGLDPSFKDELLSSNGEIQPAFKNRFQITISPQLNTEYLAILQNDTSKNTELQNVLVRKAISYSIDREGIVRYLLNGIGTPAHAGFLPLGMPGFDSSTVVGYRYNPEKSKELLQEAGYPEGKGLPVFPIATNPNYLAMAEFIQRNLADIGIRTTINLLESATLREQLGKQQVPMWRASWIADYPDPENYLALFYSPNFAPKGPNTTHFKDPNLDSLYQQALNETSFEKRIKLYQQQEKIIIENCPAIFLYYDKILRLTQPNITGLSVNPINLLVLKKVRKQKPIKR
- a CDS encoding DUF2795 domain-containing protein, whose protein sequence is MYWTLELASHLEDAPWPATKEELVDYAVRTGAPLEVIENLNELADEDMPYESIEEIWPDYPTKEDFLFNDDEY